gTGACCAAAGAGACCTGGTTTTGAATCTCTGCTAGACTACAGAAGTGCACATAGTATAAGTGCTTATAAGCCCAATATATATAATTGTGGCATAATGAGAGACACATATGAGAATACTGTACCAAGTTTGAACACTCAAATGGTAGGATAGAAAAGTAATAAATCACAAAAGTTCAGGCCTTTTGGGACAGAGTGAGCAAAGGTGTTCAGTGATGACACACGGGAATATTATCAAACATATTTGGCTGATCCTCTCCCAAGGCCAAACTGATTTGTGCTATTAGAGGTGTGTTCCATTTTAAAGAGTAACAGATTTATATTGTACACGCTTTCAGGAACCACAGATTACCTAATGAAGCTGACTCTAGAaagcttgtttatttgttttatttctcccaataaggtagctcaaggtagctcacagtattaaaaagaatagttaaaaccacaataaattatatattaagaaacaattaaactatGACATGTTTTAGATAATGCCCTGCTTAGTCCTTCCAGTAACACAAGACTGTGGCTTTTGCTATGACAGCTACCCCTCTGGGATAGGATGGAACCAGAGCTTcgaaaagtgactttttaaaactacaacccccagaatcccctaccGGAACAACTATTGTTGGCCACGGAACTTCATGTCCACAGATATAACTTTTACAAGTAGGGAATGCTACATTCATTCAATTGCCCCTTTAATTCAGGACTTCCTTCTCCACACCACTCCCATTCCTTAACACCAATGCCATAAGGCAGTGTAGAAAAGCAATCACACTAGaggctttaaaagaaaattctcAGAATTTATTAGATCAGAAAAAGAAGCACCTTGCATATCTGCCAAAGGAatgctttttctaatttttttttgaaagagaaagaataaaaaccatttacttacagttctgaacagatcaaacagcaacaCTGACAAACATAGCTGCTTCCGGCACAGGCCTCAGCAAACTCTCTGTTTTCAATAGACTGActgaagagggggggaaaggctgAGCAGACagaattcagaagcaggagagAATGGTTGGTTACTCTTTTTCCAATTATTCTAACAGTACTTAGAAGCAATGAATTCAATTTGCTACATTAAAGGTAAAATTGTTACTTCCATATTAAACAGGATGCCCTCACCTACGCTGGGGAGAATAATATTTTGGAAGTagcattttagcttttaaattgttattttaaaatgttactccCTGTATGCTTCTATTCGCTCATCTTCCTGTTTAACACAAACATCCTCCTGCATCTTCCCCTGCCCCCTCTCATTTTCCCttcatttcccaccttttctttcacACTTGAATTGTCCATTTCTCCCAGGATGtccttcctttccccaccagTGTTTTCCAATTTTGCTGTCTGGCCTTCCCTTTTCCATGGTACAGCACATGGGCAGGAGGTGAATTCCTCTCATCCCCTTGCTCACAATAGCATAGCAAGTTTAAAAAAGCTCTAAACTCACAGAACCAATTTATTTACTCTCAATGACTaaaatctaccctgtttcccctaaaataagacctaagctgaaaataagccctagcatgatttttcagaatgctcgtaatataagtcctactccaaaaataagccttagttaagtgaaaacctgccctccaccattgtgcagcaaccagaagatgacatgactgtatttgaataaatgtagattgttggacatggggaaaaaaaacatctcctgaaaagaagccctaatgcatttttggagcaaaaattaagaccctgtcttattttcggggaaacaggcccatttaaatcaatcatTTTCTGAGaagctgacttaccaaattcccactgattcaatgtatTTACTTTAGTTGCCACTTATTATTTTCTTCCAGCCATTGTGCTGCATACCtttgctttcctctcctctctgcccAAGTCCCCTTCCCCGTAAACATGTTTTGTTCCCTTTCAACTGTAAGACTGTACAGTGTGTGCTTAAAGAGGAAGGGCATCGTATTGCTACCATCTGCCCTTCTTTTCCCATGCCTCCTGCATAACCCTTTTTACCTTTATGGTAGATCTTTGGTTTCCTCATTAACATCTAATTTTAGGTATTTTCACATAATCACAGAAAAACTTCTCCTAAAGATATACTAGGGGAAATCAGAGTGGCTTTTCTGCAAACCAACAATTATCATTCTCCTTCCCTGAaagacttttttttggggggggggaatcacctgCCCCTTACCCAGATTATATACTTTCAATCCATGGCAGGGGTTGAAAGATCTCTCAGGCTGCATTAAGTTCTGGAGGAACTTCAGTAGTTCCATAGTTTCCTTGATCTTCTATTAGATGCCCATTTGACACATCCTGGTACCCTCTGCTCCTGTAGTGCCAGATTTTGTAAGCTAGGAGAGCAATGACAACAGCCAAGACAGCAATCACTGACACGGAAATCCCAGCAATGGCACCTGCTGATGGTCCTGAACTATCTTGCCCCTGGAAAAGAAGAGCCATCTGCTTCTCATCTGTGACATTCGCCACCCTCCAGCTCCCACTAGAGTGCATTTTCACCCAGGCCAAGCTGCCACCAGAGCGCACCATGATGGTTTCAGGAAGGTCAGCACTGGCGGATGGCACACGCGAGAAGGGTGGGAGCTTGATGGGGGCTAACTGCTGGGCAAAAAGTGTCCCAGCCTGCAGGCAATAGAGGATTTCACAGCCATCACTAATGTAGGCTTTATGTTGGCTGTGCCCTGTTGGGCATTTCATGGGATATTTGGTAGAAGAGTCCTGGTAGAAAAAGTCTTGGAGGATACCAGGGCTCTGTCCCTTTAGTAAGCCAGCCAAAGGGTTCCCAGACTGACAGCTGAAGAAGCCACCAAAGGGTACGGCAAAGCGGGATCCCATCTCATAGTCACTGCTGACGCACACTTTTAGATTTTCCAACAGGACCAGTGGGAAGAAGAAGGCTGGGCAGGCATAAGTGCTGGTGACAGGATTCTCATTTCCCCGACTGTACAGGCCTCCAAAGAGGAAGCCTGAGTTTTGAGGCACTGGGCCTGTAGCTGCACACCAGTAGGCATTCAACTTCACTGTGGTGGAGTAGTAGTGGATGCCACAAACTGTCTTACAGCAGCTCAGCAGGAGCCAGCAGGAGTGGCACTGCCTGTGGCATTCTGTCTTGGGTTTGCTGGTGGTACGCTGTTCTCCATGCAGCAGGACAGCAGAAAAGTTAGCTGGGCAAGAGTAGTCGCCGGTCAGTGGGTTCTTGATACGGTAGGGCTGGCATGTCTCCTCAGTCCCTTCGCCGGACAAGCCGTGGCACTCCTGGAAGACGCCCCCAAAAGTGAAGTTAGTGTTGGGTTGTTGGCAGGACCCGTCGTCCACATTAGCCTGGAAGTTGAAATTACTAGAATCAGGCTTGACACAACCCGGGTGGGTGTTCACAGCATAGTAAAGGCGGATGGCATTTTCCACTGCGGCGGCCACTCGCTTAACCGTAGGTTCAGGCAGTTCTGGCAAGGCCTCGGCCGTGATGAGGAAAGGCAGAGGCAGCCCAGACTTGCCTACAGCCACTAAGCCATTGGGGATGCCCTCCTGCCACTTCTGGAGGGTGATGCCAGGGTAGAAAGGCATGCTGCCCCAGCTCTCGACCTTGGAATCCACCGTGTTCTCCAGGTAACTCTTGGTCAGGTCATCCCACGCCTCCAGAGAGAAATTGATGCCAACGTTCACTTTGCTGAAAAAGGTAGCCGACGCTGAGGCCGTGATGCCCGCCTTCTCAGACTCCTTGTCCAACATAAAACTCCGCTTCACCTGGTCCTCCTGCAGGAGGCTGGCTCCAGCGTCTACACTCGTGAGGACGTGCGTACCATAGTTGAGGACTAGCATCTCCGCCAGATACTCAGCTCTGTGGCTTTGGTTGTTCTCCAGCTGGTTGCCTATGTCCACAAGCTGACGGCGAAAGTCCTTGTGCAAGGTGAAGGAAGGATGAGTTTTCACGGAGTAGATGTGATACCGTGCT
The Pogona vitticeps strain Pit_001003342236 chromosome 1, PviZW2.1, whole genome shotgun sequence genome window above contains:
- the LOC110078335 gene encoding macrophage-expressed gene 1 protein — protein: MSLWLWLLLVFLRAGDAGAQEDVGFKACRLQGFKEKVLEVLPGGGWDNLRNVDMGRVMSLNYSQCRATEDGQYLIPDDIFVVPLKKSTVEVHSELIEDWLSYTDAFAESINAEASYLSVLNGKFSASSQETKMHNVYDETVTTRVQARYHIYSVKTHPSFTLHKDFRRQLVDIGNQLENNQSHRAEYLAEMLVLNYGTHVLTSVDAGASLLQEDQVKRSFMLDKESEKAGITASASATFFSKVNVGINFSLEAWDDLTKSYLENTVDSKVESWGSMPFYPGITLQKWQEGIPNGLVAVGKSGLPLPFLITAEALPELPEPTVKRVAAAVENAIRLYYAVNTHPGCVKPDSSNFNFQANVDDGSCQQPNTNFTFGGVFQECHGLSGEGTEETCQPYRIKNPLTGDYSCPANFSAVLLHGEQRTTSKPKTECHRQCHSCWLLLSCCKTVCGIHYYSTTVKLNAYWCAATGPVPQNSGFLFGGLYSRGNENPVTSTYACPAFFFPLVLLENLKVCVSSDYEMGSRFAVPFGGFFSCQSGNPLAGLLKGQSPGILQDFFYQDSSTKYPMKCPTGHSQHKAYISDGCEILYCLQAGTLFAQQLAPIKLPPFSRVPSASADLPETIMVRSGGSLAWVKMHSSGSWRVANVTDEKQMALLFQGQDSSGPSAGAIAGISVSVIAVLAVVIALLAYKIWHYRSRGYQDVSNGHLIEDQGNYGTTEVPPELNAA